The Nostoc sp. 'Lobaria pulmonaria (5183) cyanobiont' genome window below encodes:
- a CDS encoding universal stress protein — translation MLARLQSATGRDDLIEQMVLLPEPNQPFSKKPQKAKAVNLIVAYDASPNSHTALDIAFWIAHQTRLATNTEVTVQAVYVVEDNHSSQYPNILSFPQQQPSLECQVSEVSKSVTQVLTQPKLQTAITPLQQADIILWQARSLAEEWQGSFKSHLRFGSIATELNKVVKSEAADILFLGCNSVNHPMIEALGSNFPCAVLGIPSSIDE, via the coding sequence ATGTTAGCACGTCTGCAAAGTGCCACAGGCCGAGATGACTTAATTGAACAAATGGTACTGTTGCCAGAACCAAACCAACCTTTTTCTAAAAAACCTCAAAAGGCGAAAGCAGTTAATCTAATTGTTGCTTATGACGCATCTCCCAACAGTCATACGGCATTAGATATTGCATTTTGGATTGCCCATCAAACGCGTTTGGCCACCAATACAGAAGTTACAGTTCAAGCCGTTTATGTGGTAGAAGATAATCACAGCAGTCAGTATCCAAATATTTTAAGCTTTCCCCAACAACAGCCTTCATTGGAATGTCAAGTCAGTGAAGTATCAAAGTCTGTCACACAGGTATTAACTCAACCCAAATTACAGACAGCGATCACTCCCCTACAACAAGCAGATATAATTCTCTGGCAAGCCCGAAGTCTGGCTGAAGAATGGCAAGGTTCCTTCAAATCTCACCTGCGGTTTGGCTCCATTGCCACAGAACTTAACAAAGTTGTTAAATCAGAAGCTGCCGATATTCTGTTTCTAGGTTGCAACTCTGTCAATCATCCGATGATTGAGGCTCTAGGTTCTAATTTTCCCTGTGCTGTTTTGGGTATTCCCAGTTCTATTGATGAATAA
- a CDS encoding high light inducible protein codes for MAIKETRSSTDLPPVAAEYNGVDRNAFLFGFTPQAEIWNGRLAAIGFLAYLLWDLAGYSVLRDVLHLVGY; via the coding sequence ATGGCAATTAAAGAAACTCGTTCTTCTACTGATTTACCACCTGTTGCAGCTGAATACAACGGCGTAGACCGTAATGCATTTTTGTTTGGTTTTACTCCCCAAGCCGAAATTTGGAATGGTCGTTTGGCGGCTATTGGCTTCCTTGCCTATTTGCTTTGGGATTTGGCTGGTTATAGCGTCCTGCGCGACGTTTTACATTTGGTTGGCTATTAG
- a CDS encoding ABC transporter ATP-binding protein, whose product MEYTSLPINTQNKVLPRPGFLEIENLVKSYPTPDKDNFVVLDGVNLTIDEDEYISVIGHSGCGKSTLLKIVAGLEKATSGSVRLDGQQIRQPGAERMMVFQNYSLLPWLTVRENIRLAVDEVLKNANRSEKISIVNQHLAMVNLTAAADKYPDEISGGMKQRVGIARALAIRPKMLLMDEPFGALDALTRGKLEQQVLDLWENNRQAVMMITHDVDEAIYMSDRLVLMTNGPAASIGEILEVPFERPRDRAAMRNSKEYFELRNHALNFLDRYFTQDE is encoded by the coding sequence ATGGAATATACCTCATTACCTATTAATACTCAGAACAAAGTTCTGCCCCGCCCTGGATTTTTAGAAATTGAAAATTTAGTCAAGTCTTATCCGACACCTGATAAAGATAATTTTGTCGTCTTAGATGGGGTTAACCTTACGATTGATGAAGATGAATATATTTCTGTAATCGGTCACTCAGGTTGTGGGAAATCAACTCTGTTAAAGATAGTAGCTGGTTTAGAAAAAGCCACTTCCGGCTCAGTCAGGCTAGATGGACAACAAATTCGTCAGCCGGGAGCCGAAAGGATGATGGTATTTCAGAACTATTCGCTGTTACCTTGGTTAACAGTGCGAGAAAATATCCGTTTAGCCGTAGATGAAGTGTTAAAAAATGCTAATCGCTCTGAAAAAATCAGCATTGTAAATCAACACTTGGCAATGGTAAACTTGACGGCGGCGGCTGACAAATATCCCGATGAAATTTCTGGAGGTATGAAACAACGAGTAGGTATTGCCAGAGCCTTAGCAATTCGTCCCAAAATGTTGCTGATGGATGAACCTTTTGGGGCGCTAGATGCACTAACTCGTGGCAAATTAGAGCAGCAGGTATTGGATCTTTGGGAAAATAATCGTCAAGCAGTGATGATGATTACCCACGATGTAGACGAAGCAATTTATATGTCCGATCGCCTCGTCTTGATGACCAATGGTCCGGCTGCTAGTATTGGGGAGATTTTAGAAGTTCCTTTTGAGCGTCCGCGCGATCGCGCCGCCATGCGAAATTCAAAAGAGTATTTTGAACTCCGCAACCATGCCTTAAATTTCCTCGATCGATATTTTACCCAAGACGAGTAA
- a CDS encoding ABC transporter substrate-binding protein yields the protein MGDNNWTRRDFIKGIGATTTGIGLSSCAISGDRSAKGLTEEALAVQPVVRSQDLEKSDLTIGYVPVNDCAPFAIAWKKGFFRKYGLNVTLNREASWATSRDGLIFGRLDASPVVSGAVTNARIGAEGARHAPLCAAMTIHRHGNAMTMNKAMWDFGLRPWYEYQEQYGDGALEAFGRDFRGYFDKQPPEAKVWAVVLSSAIYEYFVRYISAAAGVDPFKEFRIIIVPPPQMVTNVRIGAMQAYMVAEPWNTRAITGNENIGFTFAQGKEVWLGHPDRLLGVMESFIDKYPKTYRSLVKAMIEACQYCSKVENRQEVAELLTERSFTGARPKKKNAPIAKFTSPGILGNYNYGGFDGKDRTIKAADTTIFFDIPNNLPKQPGEHSTFLWRSRSIWLMTQAARWGQIHKFPKNAEKLAEQGWRTDLYREIASEMGIQCPKDDYKVEPPEVFIDKKGFDPSDPVGYLNSFAIRANAPTRFFMS from the coding sequence ATGGGTGATAATAACTGGACTCGACGAGACTTTATCAAAGGAATCGGAGCAACCACAACCGGAATAGGGTTATCTTCCTGTGCGATTTCAGGAGATAGATCCGCCAAAGGACTAACTGAAGAAGCCTTAGCTGTACAACCAGTAGTTAGATCCCAAGACCTAGAAAAATCTGACCTGACTATTGGTTACGTTCCCGTTAATGATTGTGCGCCATTTGCGATCGCCTGGAAAAAAGGCTTCTTCCGCAAATATGGTTTGAACGTCACACTTAACCGCGAAGCCAGTTGGGCAACTTCCCGCGACGGTTTAATATTTGGTCGTCTGGATGCCTCACCCGTAGTCTCTGGTGCAGTCACCAATGCCAGAATTGGTGCTGAAGGCGCACGCCACGCCCCCTTGTGTGCAGCCATGACCATCCATCGCCACGGCAACGCCATGACCATGAACAAAGCCATGTGGGATTTTGGGCTGCGTCCGTGGTACGAGTATCAAGAACAATATGGTGATGGCGCGCTAGAAGCCTTTGGGCGCGATTTCCGAGGCTACTTTGACAAGCAACCGCCAGAAGCCAAAGTTTGGGCGGTTGTTTTGAGTTCCGCAATTTACGAATACTTTGTCCGCTACATATCCGCCGCCGCTGGTGTCGATCCGTTTAAGGAGTTTCGGATCATCATCGTTCCGCCCCCCCAAATGGTAACAAACGTGCGGATTGGTGCGATGCAAGCTTACATGGTTGCAGAACCCTGGAATACACGAGCAATAACAGGTAACGAAAACATCGGCTTTACCTTCGCACAAGGTAAAGAAGTCTGGTTAGGACACCCAGATCGTTTATTGGGGGTGATGGAATCTTTCATTGACAAATATCCCAAAACCTATCGTTCCCTCGTCAAGGCGATGATTGAAGCTTGCCAATATTGCAGCAAAGTAGAAAACCGTCAAGAAGTAGCGGAACTGCTTACAGAACGTTCCTTTACAGGTGCTAGACCCAAAAAGAAAAATGCCCCTATCGCAAAATTTACAAGTCCGGGAATTCTCGGTAACTATAACTATGGCGGCTTTGACGGCAAAGACCGCACCATTAAAGCCGCTGACACCACGATTTTCTTCGATATTCCTAACAACCTTCCTAAACAGCCAGGAGAACACTCAACATTCTTATGGAGATCCAGAAGTATCTGGTTGATGACACAAGCAGCACGGTGGGGACAGATTCATAAATTCCCCAAAAATGCCGAGAAACTTGCAGAACAAGGTTGGAGAACAGATTTGTATCGGGAGATAGCATCGGAAATGGGCATCCAATGTCCCAAGGATGATTACAAGGTCGAACCACCAGAAGTATTTATAGATAAAAAAGGCTTCGACCCCAGCGATCCTGTGGGTTATCTGAATAGTTTTGCCATCAGGGCTAACGCTCCCACTCGCTTTTTCATGTCTTAA
- a CDS encoding high light inducible protein encodes MAIKETRSSTDLPPVAAEYNGVDRNAFLFGFTPQAEIWNGRLAAIGFLAYLLWDLAGYSVLRDVLHLIGY; translated from the coding sequence ATGGCAATTAAAGAAACTCGTTCTTCTACTGATTTACCACCTGTTGCAGCTGAATACAACGGCGTAGACCGTAATGCATTTTTGTTTGGTTTTACTCCCCAAGCCGAAATTTGGAATGGTCGTTTGGCGGCTATTGGCTTCCTTGCCTATTTGCTTTGGGATTTGGCTGGTTATAGCGTCCTGCGCGACGTTTTACATCTGATTGGCTACTAG
- a CDS encoding high light inducible protein produces MSIIAAEGNGCDRNDFLYGWTPQAEIWSCRLAIISFLAYLLSDLAGYSVLRDVLHLIGY; encoded by the coding sequence TTGTCAATAATTGCAGCAGAAGGTAATGGTTGCGATCGCAATGATTTTCTGTATGGCTGGACACCTCAAGCCGAAATCTGGAGCTGTCGTTTAGCAATCATTAGCTTCCTTGCTTATTTACTTTCGGATTTAGCTGGTTATAGCGTCCTGCGCGACGTTTTACATCTGATTGGCTACTAG